Below is a window of Candidatus Deferrimicrobiaceae bacterium DNA.
GGAGTCCGTGACGGCGATCCTCGAGGGGATGAAATGGCTGGGGATGACGTGGGACGAGGGCCCCTTTTACCAGACGGAACGAAGGGAACTGTACCGGAAAGAGGCCGAACGCCTGCTCCAGGAGGGGAAGGCATACCGGTGCGTTTGCACTCCCGAAGAACTCGATGTGCGCCGCGAGGCCGCCCGGGCGAGGGGGGAAAAGCCGCGCTACGAC
It encodes the following:
- a CDS encoding glutamate--tRNA ligase family protein, which encodes MTRFAPSPTGYLHIGGARTALFNWLFARRHGGTFVLRIEDTDQERSTPESVTAILEGMKWLGMTWDEGPFYQTERRELYRKEAERLLQEGKAYRCVCTPEELDVRREAARARGEKPRYD